The DNA window TGCCGGCCCCCCACGCTGGGGAACAGGGCAAAGAAGAAGCCGCCGTGCGTATGCAGCGTGGTGCCTTGCAGCGCCAAGGGCGCCACCGCCGGGATCTCCGCGCCGGCCAAATCCAGAGCGAACTGATGCTCCTCACCGATTTGTGCGGCGCTCCAGCGCTCCGGGCGATAAAACTTCACCACGTAACGCCGGCGATCTTCGTCCATAAACTGATAGACGCGGTTCTCATAACTGTTCAACGCCGTCAGGCCGGAATCAACGCGCAGGCCAACCCCTTCTAGCGCGTCCATTATCAAATCGGGCGACAGAGTTTCGAAATTAAAAGCAGAGTTATTCATAACGTTCGTTTGATCGCTGACAGCACGGTGCCGGGAATGAGAAATAGTAGCATTAATGGCGCATTTCACGCGCTATGCTTTCTCGCACCGCACGAGGATCAGTCCTTGATAACGCCGCGAGCGCGCAACAACGCCGTTTTAAAATCTTCTTCGTAATCTTTCTTCAGGCCTGGGATCTGATCCGTGCCGGCGCTACCGCGCATTTTCAGATGGTAAATAAGAATGTCGTCGCTCAACTCGGACAGCTCACCCTGAAAACCCGCTTCCTTCGCCAGCTTTTGCAAAAATTGCATCAAATTGAGATCGGGATCTTCCTGCCAGGCCGGGTGCAGCAGCTCGATCAATTCGTTTACGCGATGCGTTTTCATCTCAATATCGTCCAATAGCATGAATAAACTCACAAAGTAACAGGCTTACCCACGCAGTGAAAGAACCGGCTTGTCAATAAAGGTAAATCCTGATGTCACGCCGGCTTTAGCGCTACAATCAGCGCATCGACAAGGCGGGATAAACGAAATGCATAAAGAAATCAGCGGCGTAATTTTGGCCGGCGGGCGGGCCACGCGTATGGGTGGCGAGGACAAAGGCCTGGTGTCGATTGGCGGTGTCGCGCTCTATCAACAGGTACTCGCCAGGTTACGGCCGCAGGTGGCTTCCATCGCCATCAGCGCCAACCGCAATCAGGCACGTTATCAAGCGAGCGGTTTGCCGGTGATTGGCGATCTGACGTCCGATTTCGCTGGGCCGTTGGCCGGGATGCTCGCCGGGCTCAAGCAGGCTCCCAGCGAATGGGTGGTTTTCGTCCCTTGTGATGTCCCTGACTTTCCCGCCAACTTAGTCGCGCAGTTATGGCGACAAAAAAACGCGGCGCTGGCAGCCTTTGCCAGTGATGGCGAGCGAGATCACCCTACGCTGGCGTTATTGCATACCCAACTAGCGCCGCAGCTGGCCGACTACCTGGCGCGCGGTGAACGCAAGCTGATGCTGTTCTTGCATCAGATCGGCGCGCAACGCGTGGTGTTCAGCGGGCAACAAGCGGCATTTCATAACCTGAATACACCGGAAGATTGCCTGAACTGGCAGCAAGCACGGGAGCTAAAAAAATGAATCGTTTATTGCCCCCCTTACTGGCCATCGGCGCCTACAGCGGAACGGGGAAAACTACCCTGCTCAAACAGCTGATCCCACTGCTGAAACAACGCCAGGTGAGGATTGGACTGATCAAGCATACGCATCACGACATGGATGTAGATACGCCGGGTAAAGACAGCTATGAGTTGCGTAAAGCGGGCGCAGACCAAACGCTGGTCGCCAGCGATCGGCGTTGGGCATTAATGACCGAAACGCCGGAGCAACAACCGTTGGATCTGCATTACCTGGCTGGGCGCTTTGACGCCGATAAGGTCGATTTGATCCTGGTGGAAGGGTTCAAACATGAGCCGGTCAGCAAGATCCTGCTTTATCGCGCTGAGATCGGCAGAGCGTTGGAAGATATGCTGGATCAGTTTGTTATAGCGGTAGCCAGCGACCGACCGTTATCCATCACGGCTAAGCAGCTGGATCTCAATCAGCCGGAAAGCATCGCCGACTTTATAGTCGAGTGGTTGAAAGGCGCAGCGTAGCTGCGCTTTTTTGTTTTTTACGCATAGCAAAAAGCCCTGAACGTCAGTTCAGGGCTTTCGGCTTTGTTTGATGCCTGGCAGTGTCCTACTCTCGCATGGGGAGACCCCACACTACCATCGGCGCTACGGCGTTTCACTTCTGAGTTCGGCATGGGGTCAGGTGGGACCACCGCGCTATTGCCGCCAGGCAAATTCTGTTTTATTCCAACCGCTTCACTCTCGTGTCGCCATCAGAACCAATCTCGGAACTTCGCTGAAAATTATTCGTATCATCCTGATACTCACCCCTTCGGGGCCAACGCTCCGCGTTGTTCAAAATCGTTCCCGACGATTTTGTCTCTCTAAAAACACCTTCGGTGTTGTAAGGTTAAGCCTCACGGATCATTAGTACTGGTTAGCTCAATGCATCGCTGCACTTACACACCCAGCCTATCAACGTCTTAGTCTTAAACGTTCCTTCAGGGGCCTTAAAGGTCCAGGGAAGACTCATCTTGAGGCAAGTTTCGCGCTTAGATGCTTTCAGCGCTTATCTTTTCCGCACTTAGCTACCGGGCAATGCCATTGGCATGACAACCCGAACACCAGTGGTGCGTTCACTCCGGTCCTCTCGTACTAGGAGCAACCCCTCTCAATCTTCCAACGCCCACGGCAGATAGGGACCGAACTGTCTCACGACGTTCTAAACCCAGCTCGCGTACCACTTTAAATGGCGAACAGCCATACCCTTGGGACCTACTTCAGCCCCAGGATGTGATGAGCCGACATCGAGGTGCCAAACACCGCCGTCGATATGAACTCTTGGGCGGTATCAGCCTGTTATCCCCGGAGTACCTTTTATCCGTTGAGCGATGGCCCTTCCATTCAGAACCACCGGATCACTAAGACCTACTTTCGTACCTGCTCGAGCCGTCACTCTCGCAGTCAAGCTAGCTTATGCCTTTGCACTAACCTCACGATGTCCGACCGTGATTAGCTAACCTTCGTGCTCCTCCGTTACTCTTTGGGAGGAGACCGCCCCAGTCAAACTACCCACCAGACACTGTCCTCACCCCAGATTATGGGGCAGAGTTAGAACATCAAACATTAAAGGGTGGTATTTCAAGGATGGCTCCACGCAGACTGGCGTCCACGCTTCAAAGCCTCCCACCTATCCTACACATCAAGGCTCAATGTTCAGTGTCAAGCTATAGTAAAGGTTCACGGGGTCTTTCCGTCTTGCCGCGGGTACACTGCATCTTCACAGCGAGTTCAATTTCACTGAGTCTCGGGTGGAGACAGCCTGGCCATCATTACGCCATTCGTGCAGGTCGGAACTTACCCGACAAGGAATTTCGCTACCTTAGGACCGTTATAGTTACGGCCGCCGTTTACTGGGGCTTCGATCAAGAGCTTCGCCTTGCGGCTGACCCCATCAATTAACCTTCCAGCACCGGGCAGGCGTCACACCGTATACGTCCACTTTCGTGTTTGCACAGTGCTGTGTTTTTATTAAACAGTTGCAGCCAGCTGGTATCTTCGACTGGCTTCAGCTCCATCCGCGAGGGACTTCACCTACATGCCAGCGTGCCTTCTCCCGAAGTTACGGCACCATTTTGCCTAGTTCCTTCACCCGAGTTCTCTCAAGCGCCTTGGTATTCTCTACCTGACCACCTGTGTCGGTTTGGGGTACGATTTAATGTTACCTGATGCTTAGAGGATTTTCCTGGAAGCAGGGCATCAACTACTTCTGCACCGTAGTGCATCGTCATCACGCCTCAGGGTTAGTATGCAACCGGATTTACCAGGTCACACCCCCTACACGCTTAAACCGGGACAACCGTCGCCCGGCTAGCCTAGCCTTCTCCGTCCCCCCTTCGCAGTAACACCAAGTACAGGAATATTAACCTGTTTCCCATCGACTACGCTTTTCAGCCTCGCCTTAGGGGTCGACTCACCCTGCCCCGATTAACGTTGGACAGGAACCCTTGGTCTTCCGGCGAGCGGGCTTTTCACCCGCTTTATCGTTACTTATGTCAGCATTCGCACTTCTGATACCTCCAGCAACCCTCACAGGCCACCTTCAACGGCTTACAGAACGCTCCCCTACCCAACAACGCATAAGCGTCGCTGCCGCAGCTTCGGTGCATGGTTTAGCCCCGTTACATCTTCCGCGCAGGCCGACTCGACCAGTGAGCTATTACGCTTTCTTTAAATGATGGCTGCTTCTAAGCCAACATCCTGGCTGTCTATGCCTTCCCACATCGTTTCCCACTTAACCATGACTTTGGGACCTTAGCTGGCGGTCTGGGTTGTTTCCCTCTTCACGACGGACGTTAGCACCCGCCGTGTGTCTCCCGTGATAACATTCTTCGGTATTCGGAGTTTGCATCGGTTTGGTAAGCCGGGATGGCCCCCTAGCCGAAACAGTGCTCTACCCCCGAAGATGAGTTCACGAGGCGCTACCTAAATAGCTTTCGGGGAGAACCAGCTATCTCCCGGTTTGATTGGCCTTTCACCCCCAGCCACAAGTCATCCGCTAATTTTTCAACATTAGTCGGTTCGGTCCTCCAGTTAGTGTTACCCAACCTTCAACCTGCCCATGGCTAGATCACCGGGTTTCGGGTCTATACCTTGCAACTATTCGCCCAGTTAAGACTCGGTTTCCCTACGGCTCCCCTATACGGTTAACCTTGCTACAAAATATAAGTCGCTGACCCATTATACAAAAGGTACGCAGTCACACCACGAAGGTGCTCCCACTGCTTGTACGTACACGGTTTCAGGTTCTATTTCACTCCCCTCGCCGGGGTTCTTTTCGCCTTTCCCTCACGGTACTGGTTCACTATCGGTCAGTCAGGAGTATTTAGCCTTGGAGGATGGTCCCCCCATATTCAGACAGGATGTCACGTGTCCCGCCCTACTCATCGAACTCACGACCTGTGCATTTTAGTGTACGGGGCTATCACCCTTTGCTGCGCGACTTTCCAGACGCTTCCACTAACACACAAGCCGATTCAGGTTCTGGGCTCCTCCCCGTTCGCTCGCCGCTACTGGGGGAATCTCGGTTGATTTCTTTTCCTCGGGGTACTTAGATGTTTCAGTTCCCCCGGTTCGCCTCATGCCACTATGTATTCATGACATGATAGTGTGTCGAAACACACTGGGTTTCCCCATTCGGGTATCGCCGGTTGTAACGGTTCATATCACCTTACCGACGCTTTTCGCAGATTAGCACGCCCTTCATCGCCTCTGACTGCCTAGGCATCCACCGTGTACGCTTAGTCACTTAACCTCACAACCCGAAGATGTTTCCATCGTTCGTGCTGCAAACATTTGAGAGACTCTATGACAGGTTACTCTTCATCCCAATACATCTACGGAGGGATAAATTTCAGCCGTCATGTTTCAATTTTCAGCTTGTTCCAGATTGTTAAAGAGCAAAATACTTCGCAGCATACTGTCGCCAATATACTCTGAAGTATTGAAATACCGGACTATATGGTGGAGCTAAGCGGGATCGAACCGCTGACCTCCTGCGTGCAAGGCAGGCGCTCTCCCAGCTGAGCTATAGCCCCATACAGTCACGTGCAGTACCTTTTCCACTTCTGAGAAGTGGTAGGCCTGAGTGGACTTGAACCACCGACCTCACCCTTATCAGGGGTGCGCTCTAACCACCTGAGCTACAAGCCTATAAAGGTATTTCTGCTCGTTACTTTCTATCAGACAATCTGTGTGAGCACGCCACTCGAACTAATATCTTTAGGTAAGGAGGTGATCCAACCGCAGGTTCCCCTACGGTTACCTTGTTACGACTTCACCCCAGTCATGAATCACAAAGTGGTAAGCGCCCTCCCGAAGGTTAAGCTACCTACTTCTTTTGCAACCCACTCCCATGGTGTGACGGGCGGTGTGTACAAGGTTTTTGCATCCGAAGATGCTGGATATCGTCTTGTGGAGTGCCCACACAGATTGTCTGATAAATTGTTAAAGAGCAGTGAGTTAGGCGCTTTCGCTTACTAACTCGAGGTGGCGTATATTACGCTTTTCACCCGGAGAGTCAAGCGTTTATTTCGCTTTTCTCTCGCTGACCCGGCGGCTTGTCAGTCGTTGTTCCCGGTCAGTGGAGGCGCATTATAGGGAGTTCTCGGCGGGCCGCAACCCCTAATTGCAAAAAACTTTTCAAGCGCGGTTTTTTTCGGCAAAAGGGCGAAAAAGCGGCGAATTAATGTCACTTTTTCAGGCAAACAGCCGTAAAAGCTGGCGTTCACTGGAGTAAAATAGAATTAACGATGTCAGTAAGGACCCGCAGCCATGCCATTAAATGCGCAACAACAGGCCGCCCAACGCAATCTTTCTTATCTGCTTGCAGAGAAACTCGGCCAACAAATTCTGGCGGGCGATTATCAGGCCGGCAGCATCCTGCCTGGTGAAATGGAACTGGGCGAGCAATTCGGCGTCAGCCGCACTGCGGTGCGCGAAGCGGTAAAGATGTTAGCCGCCAAAGGCATGTTATTGCCGCGCCCGCGGATCGGCACCCGCGTAATGCCGCAAAGCCAATGGAACTTTCTCGATCAGGATTTACTGACCTGGTGGATGACGAGGGAAAACTTCGATCAGGTGATGCAACACTTTCTTATCTTGCGCACCTCGCTGGAGCCGCAGGCCTGCGCATTGGCGGCGAGCCACGCCAGCCCGCAGCAAACCAAGCTGCTGGCGGAACTGATGGCGGAAATGCGCGCGCTGCATACCCAGTTTGACCGCGAACGCTGGATCCTGGTCGATACCCAATTCCACCAGCTTATCTACGAGGCCAGCGGCAACCCGTTCCTGACCTCGTTCGCCAACCTGTTCAGTTCGGTGTACCAAAGCTACTTCCGCGCCATCACCGGCAATGAAGTGATCAAGCTGCGCCATCATCAGGCCATCGTCGATGCAATACTCGCCGGGGACAGCGCCGGCGCGCTTGTCGCCTGCCAGGTGCTGCTGAAAGAGAAAGACTAGACACGCTCCCCGCTTATATATAGAAGAAAGAGACGAGGGACAGACGACCATTTAACCAGGACCGACCATGACTCAATCCGCGCGCAGTATGGCAGGACTACCGTGGATCGCCGCAATGGCGTTCTTTATGCAGGCGCTGGACGCCACCATCCTCAACACGGCGCTGCCGGCGATCGCCCAAAGCCTGGGGCGTTCGCCGCTGGCGATGCAATCGGCCGTCATCAGCTACACGCTGACGGTGGCGATGCTGATCCCGGTCAGCGGCTGGCTGGCGGACCGCTTCGGCACCCGGCGCGTGTTCATCTTCGCCGTCACGTTATTCACCCTCGGCTCGCTGCTGTGCGCGCTGTCCCCCACGCTGAGCGCGCTGGTTGCCTCTCGCGTACTGCAAGGCATCGGCGGCGCGATGATGATGCCGGTCGCACGGCTGGCGCTGCTGCGCGCCTACCCACGCAGCGAACTGCTGCCGGTGCTGAACTTCGTCACCATGCCTGGCCTGGTCGGGCCGATTCTGGGGCCGCTGCTGGGCGGCTGGCTGGTGACCTACGCCACCTGGCATTGGATTTTCCTGATCAATATCCCGATCGGCCTGCTCGGCATCTTCTATGCGCGCAAATACATGCCGGACTTCACCACGCCCAAACGCCGCTTCGATTTTCTTGGTTTTATGCTGTTCGGCCTGAGCCTGGTGCTGATCTCCACCGGGCTGGAACTGTTTGGCGAGCGGGTACTGGCGAGCTACGTTTCGCTGGGTATTCTGCTCAGCGGTTTCGTGATGCTGTTCGGCTACATCGCGCACGCCCGCCGTCATCCTCAGCCGCTGATCGGTCTCGACCTGTTCAAAACCCGTACCTTCTCGGTCGGCATCGCCGGCAACGTCGCTTCCAGGTTGGGCACCGGCTGCGTGCCGTTTTTAATGCCGCTCATGCTGCAGGTAGGCTTCGGCTACACGGCGATCGTCGCCGGCTGCATGATGGCGCCGACTGCCATCGGTTCGCTGATGGCAAAATCCACCGTCACTCAGGTGCTGCGCTGGTTCGGCTACCGTAAAACGCTGGTCGGCATCACCGTTATTATCGGGGTGCTGATCGCCCAGTTCGCCCTGCAAAGCCCGGGTATGCCGCTGTGGCTGATGATCCTGCCGCTGTTCGTGCTGGGCATGGCGATGTCCACCCAGTTCACCGCCATGAACACCATCAGCCTGGCGGATTTGAACGACGCCAACGCCAGCGCCGGCAACAGCGTCCTGGCGGTCACCCAGCAGCTGTCCATCAGCTTCGGCGTGGCAATCAGCGCGGCGGTGCTGCGTTTTTACGAATCCCTGTCGTTAGGCACCATGATTGACCACTTCCACTACACCTTTATCACCATGGGGATCGTCACCGTGGCGTCGGCGCTGGTATTTATGTTGCTAAGAAGGAAGGATGGCCGCAATTTGATCAGCGGCCAGGAAAGCAAGAAAGAAGCGAAGGCGGCGAGTTAACGGCGGCCCACCGAGGCACGTTCCACCAGCTCGGGCGTCAGCACCAGCACCTGGGGCGCACGCTCCGGGTTCTGCAGGCGGTTGATCAGCGCATCGATCGCCAGTTCGCCCAGCGAATCCTTCGGTTGATGAATGGTGCTCAGCGGCGGCGCCAGATAACGCGCCAGCTCAATGTCATCGTAGCCCATCACCGCCATATCTTGCGGCACCGACAGTCCGGCCTGATACAGCGCCTGATAAACGCCTACCGCCACCGCGTCGTTGCCGGCAAACACCGCATGGGGCGGCTCGTCCAGCGCCAGCAGCTGGCGCATGGCGTTTACCCCGCCATCAAACTCAAAGTCGCAATGCACTTCATACCCTGGCGGAACCGGTAATCCGGCGCGCCGCATTGCGTTGCGATAGCCTTCCAGCCGGTGACGAGCGGTAGTTTTGTCCTGCGGACCGGCGATGCAGGCGATCTTGCGATAACCACGGGCGATCAGATGATCGGTCGCCATCTCGCCGCCCAGCAGCGAGTTATCCTGAATAATGTCGTTGGCGCCCTCGAACGGCGCCCAGTCCATCATCACGATCGGCAATGACGGGTAGCGGCTCAGGGCGTCCTGCGATGGCCGATGGTTTTCCGTGCACATCAGCAGCAAACCGTCGACGCGCTTTTGCAGCAGCGTCTCCATGCTGCGGTTCATGCGCGCGGCGTCTTCTTCGGTATTGCACAGGATCAGGCTGTAGCCGCGCTCATAGCAGCTGCGCTCCACGCCGCGTACCACTTCGGCATAAAACGGGTTGTTGCTGGCGGTCACCAACATGCCGATGGTACGCGTCTGATTGAGCTTCAGGCTGCGCGCCAGCGCAGAAGGCGCATAGTTCAGCTGTTCTACGGCCGCCATGACCTTGTCGCGCACGCTGTCGCTGACAAAGCGATTGTTGTTGACCACATGCGAAACGGTAGAGGTTGAAACGCCCGCCAGGCGGGCGACATCTTTCATGGTGGCCAAAGGATCACCCCTGTTGCTGCAAGAAGGCGTCGATCTCTTCACGCCAGGGCACTGAAGGCTGCGCACCGGGGCGGGTCACGGCGATCGCCGCCGCCGCATGGGCGAAACGCACCGCGTCGGCCATGATTCTACCTTCCAGCAGGGCGGTCACCAGCGCACCGTTAAAGGTATCGCCGGCGGCGATAGTGTCCACCGCCTGCACCTTGAAGCCGGGCACCAGTTTGCCGTTGCCGTTTTCGCTCAGCCACACGCCGCGGCTGCCGAGGGTGATGATCACCGTCGCGATGCCTTTATCGTGCAGCGCCTGCGCCGCGCGCGCCGCATCGGCGTCGTTGTCCACGGCGATGCCGGTCAGGCGCTGCGCTTCGGTTTCATTCGGGGTGATCATATCGATCATGCCCAGCAGCTCGTCCGGCAGCTCACGCGCCGGAGCCGGATTGAGGATCACCTGCGTTTGATGCTGCTTCGCCAGGCGGGCAGCGGCGATCACCGTCTCGAGCGGCGACTCCAGCTGCATCAGCAGAGCGTCGGCGTCGATCACTTTTTGTTGGTAGCGCGCCAGGTAATCCGGCGTCACCGCGGCGTTGGCGCCGGCATCGATGCCGATCACGTTCTCGCCCTCGGCGTTGACGAAGATCAGCGCCACGCCGGTAGTGCTGTCGGCGATGGCTTCAATCGGTTGGGTATCAATGCGATCGCTCGCCAGCTGCCGGCGGACACGTTCGCCGATATCGTCGGCGCCCACGCAGGCGATAAAGGCGATCTCCGCCCCGCTGCGCCCGGCCGCCACCGCCTGATTCGCGCCCTTGCCGCCAAACGCCACCTTATACTGCTTCCCGATCACCGTTTCGCCCGGATGGGGGAACTGTTCAATATTGAGGATATGGTCGGCATTGATGCTGCCCAGAACCACCAGCTTACCTGTTTCCATCGCATTGATTCCTGAATTGCGCGCCATCGTGAACGCCCCGTCCCGATGGCGCTGGTATGACTTACTGAGTGACCAGTTTCAAATCGACCGGAATGGTCGCCGGCACTTTTTCGCCTTTCAGCACTTTGTCGGCGGTTTCCACACCGATCACGCCGATCTGATCGGGGCGCTGCGCCACGGTCGCCGCCAGCTTGCCGCCTTCGACCGCTTTCACGCCGTCGGCGGTGCCGTCGAAGCCTACCACGATCACGTCGGTTTTACCGGCGGTTTGCAACGCGCGCAGCGCGCCCAGCGCCATCTCATCGTTCTGGGCGAACACCGCCTGCACATCCGGATGGGCGGTCAGCAGGTTCTGCATCACGTTCAGACCCTTGGTGCGGTCGAAATCGGCCGGCTGGCTGGCCAACAGTTTGAATTTATTCTGATCCAGCGACTGCTTGAAGCCTTCACCGCGTTCACGCGCGGCGGAGGTGCCGGCAATGCCTTCCAGCTGAATTACCTTGGCATCGGCGCCCACTTTCTTGGCGATGAAATCACCGGCCATTTTGCCGCCCACACGGTTGTCCGAAGCGATATGGCTCACCACGTCCCCCTTGCTCGCCACGCGGTCCAGCGTGATGACGGGGATTTTCGCCTGGTTGGCCATCTTGATGGCGTTGCCCACCGCATCGGAGTCGGTCGGGTTGATCAGCAGCAGCTTAGGCGCCCGCACCATCAGATCCTGCACGTTGGCCAGTTCTTTCGCCGGGTTGTTCTGGGAGTCCAGCACCACCAGGTTGTAACCCAGCTTGTTGGCCTCTTGCTGCGCGCCATCCTTCATCGAGACGAAGAACGGGTTGTTGAGGGTCGACACCACCAGCGCGATGGTGTCTTTGGCCATGGCATTGGCGCTCAGGGTGGCGCTCAGCGCGATGGCGGAGGCTAAGGTTGCCAGTTTTTTCATTTTCATCATCGTGATTCCTGTAGGGGGAGGTTACTTGTTGCTTTTGTTATCTACCAGAACCGCCAGCAGTATCACCACTGCCTTCACGATCATTTGGTAGTAGGAAGAAACACCCAGTAAATTCAGACCGTTGTTCAGGAAGCCAAGGATCAGCGCCCCAATCAGCGTGCCGACGATGCGGCCCTTGCCGCCGGCCAGGCTGGTGCCGCCCAGCACTACGGCGGCGATGGCGTCCAGCTCATAGCCGGTGCCGGCGGTCGGCTGCGCCGACGACAGGCGCGCCACTTCAATCACCCCAGCCAGCGCCGCTAACAGGCCGCACAGCGAGTAGACAATGATCTTCACTTTATCGACGCTGATGCCGGACAGGCGAGTCGCCGCCTCGTTGCCGCCCAGGGCATAAATATAACGGCCCAGGCGCGTATGGTGCAGCATATACCAGGCGGCGATGAACACGATCGCCATGATCCAGATCGGCGTAGGCACGCCCAGCGGACGGCCAATGCCGAACCAGCCGAAGGTGTCGGCCACGTCGGTGAAACCGGTGTTGACCGGGCTGCCGTTGGTGTACACCATGGTGACGCCGCGCAGCAGCAACATCATCACCAGCGTGGCGATAAAGGCCTGCACTTTGCCTTTGGCGACGATCACCCCGGTGCAGGCACCAACCGCAGCGCCCAGCGCCAATGCCGCCGCCACCGCCACCAGCGCGTTGACCTCAAAGCCGACAATCGACGCTGCCACCGCGCCGGTCAGCGCCAGCAGCGATCCCACCGACAGATCGATGCCGGACGTGAGGATCACCAGCGTCATCCCCACCGCCATGATGGCGTTTACCGAAGTCTGCTGCAGAATATTGAACAGGTTGTTCAGGGTGAAAAAATTCGGGCTCATGGAAGAGACCACGGCGATCAGCACCAGCAGAGCAATCAACGACTTCTGCTCTAACAGCCACTCTTTACTGAACCAGCGCTTAGCTGCGATAGTCTGGGAACTCATATCTGATTACTCCTGCTTTACGCCGTATTGCTTGCCGACGGCTGCCGCCATCAACGCTTCCTGGGTGGCCTGTTCAATCGGAAACTCGCCGCTGAGATGCCCTTCGTGCATCACCAGAATGCGATCGCTCATGCCCATCACCTCCGGCATTTCCGAAGACACCAGAATGATGCTCAGCCCTTCCTGCTTGAACTGGTTGATTAACTGATAAATCTCTTTTTTCGCCCCAACGTCGACGCCGCGCGTCGGCTCATCGAGGATCAGCACCTTCGGCCGGGTCATCAGGCCGCGGGCGATCGCCACTTTTTGCTGGTTGCCACCGGAAAGCAGACCTATAGGCTGCTCCATCGACGGCGTTTTGATATTGAACAGCCGGATGAAATCCCCCACCGCCTGCCGCTCGTCGGCCTGTTTCAGGCTGCCGTCGGCGCGGCTAAAGTAGCGCAGCGCGGTCAGCGACATGTTTTCCTTCACCGACATGCCCAGCACCAGGCCATCGCGCTTGCGGTCTTCCGAGATATAGACGATACCGTTCGCCAACCCGTCCTGCGGCGAATGGGTGACCACGTCGCGGCCGTCCAGGCTGACGGTGCCGGCCTTGCGCGGCGCGGCGCCGTATAGGATCTTCATCAATTCGGTGCGCCCGGCGCCCATCAGCCCAGCCACGCCGAGGATCTCGCCGCGGTACAGCGTAAAGCTGACGTCTTCAACGCCGGGGCCGGAAAGGTGGCTGACTTCCAGCCGCTTTTCCCCACGCGGCAAATCAAGACGCGGATATTGTTCTTCCAGCTTGCGGCCGACCATCATCTCTATCAGCGAATCTTCCTGCAGCTCGCTCACCGGCCGCTCGGCGATAAACTGCCCGTCGCGGAACACGGTCACGTCGTCGCAGATTTCAAAAATCTCTTTCAGGCGGTGCGATATATACACAATGCCGCGCCCTTCGGCCTTCAGCTCGTTGATCACCTTGAACAGCGAGGCGGTTTCGGTGTCGGTCAGCGCATCGGTTGGTTCGTCCATGATGATCACTTTCGATTCGAAGCTCAGCACCTTGGCGATCTCCACCATCTGCTGATCGCCGATCGACAGCTCGCCCACCAGCCGGTGGCTGCTGTAGCGCAGGTTGAGGCGCGCCAGCAAGCGATCGGCCTCGGCGTACATACGCTTCCAGTCAATGCGGCCGAAACGGTTGACGAATTCGCGGCCGAGGAAGATGTTTTCCGCAATCGTCAGCTGCGGGATCAGGTTCAGCTCCTGGTGGATAATGCCGATGCCCGCTTCCTGCGAATCCTTAGGCCCGTTGAACGCCACCTCTTTACCGAGAAAATACTGACTGCCGGCGTCTTTCTGATAGATGCCGGTCAGCACTTTCATCATGGTGGACTTCCCGGCGCCGTTTTCCCCCACCAGCGCCATCACCTTGCCGGGATAGACGCTGAGGGCGGCGCCGGAAAGCGCCTTCACGCCGGGAAAGGCTTTATCAATCCCTTTCAGTTGCAGTAAAGGTTGCATAAACGCCTCAGAATGTTACGCCGGCGCACAGGATCACGTTCGCGTAAGGCGAACACTCCCCGCTGCGGATCACCGCCCGGCTGTGCTCGGTTTGCGCTTTAAACGCCTGATGGCTGATATAACGCACATTGATGGTATTGCCCTGGCGTTGG is part of the Serratia surfactantfaciens genome and encodes:
- the rbsK gene encoding ribokinase; this translates as METGKLVVLGSINADHILNIEQFPHPGETVIGKQYKVAFGGKGANQAVAAGRSGAEIAFIACVGADDIGERVRRQLASDRIDTQPIEAIADSTTGVALIFVNAEGENVIGIDAGANAAVTPDYLARYQQKVIDADALLMQLESPLETVIAAARLAKQHQTQVILNPAPARELPDELLGMIDMITPNETEAQRLTGIAVDNDADAARAAQALHDKGIATVIITLGSRGVWLSENGNGKLVPGFKVQAVDTIAAGDTFNGALVTALLEGRIMADAVRFAHAAAAIAVTRPGAQPSVPWREEIDAFLQQQG
- the rbsB gene encoding ribose ABC transporter substrate-binding protein RbsB; amino-acid sequence: MKMKKLATLASAIALSATLSANAMAKDTIALVVSTLNNPFFVSMKDGAQQEANKLGYNLVVLDSQNNPAKELANVQDLMVRAPKLLLINPTDSDAVGNAIKMANQAKIPVITLDRVASKGDVVSHIASDNRVGGKMAGDFIAKKVGADAKVIQLEGIAGTSAARERGEGFKQSLDQNKFKLLASQPADFDRTKGLNVMQNLLTAHPDVQAVFAQNDEMALGALRALQTAGKTDVIVVGFDGTADGVKAVEGGKLAATVAQRPDQIGVIGVETADKVLKGEKVPATIPVDLKLVTQ
- the rbsC gene encoding ribose ABC transporter permease — encoded protein: MSSQTIAAKRWFSKEWLLEQKSLIALLVLIAVVSSMSPNFFTLNNLFNILQQTSVNAIMAVGMTLVILTSGIDLSVGSLLALTGAVAASIVGFEVNALVAVAAALALGAAVGACTGVIVAKGKVQAFIATLVMMLLLRGVTMVYTNGSPVNTGFTDVADTFGWFGIGRPLGVPTPIWIMAIVFIAAWYMLHHTRLGRYIYALGGNEAATRLSGISVDKVKIIVYSLCGLLAALAGVIEVARLSSAQPTAGTGYELDAIAAVVLGGTSLAGGKGRIVGTLIGALILGFLNNGLNLLGVSSYYQMIVKAVVILLAVLVDNKSNK
- the rbsA gene encoding ribose ABC transporter ATP-binding protein RbsA produces the protein MQPLLQLKGIDKAFPGVKALSGAALSVYPGKVMALVGENGAGKSTMMKVLTGIYQKDAGSQYFLGKEVAFNGPKDSQEAGIGIIHQELNLIPQLTIAENIFLGREFVNRFGRIDWKRMYAEADRLLARLNLRYSSHRLVGELSIGDQQMVEIAKVLSFESKVIIMDEPTDALTDTETASLFKVINELKAEGRGIVYISHRLKEIFEICDDVTVFRDGQFIAERPVSELQEDSLIEMMVGRKLEEQYPRLDLPRGEKRLEVSHLSGPGVEDVSFTLYRGEILGVAGLMGAGRTELMKILYGAAPRKAGTVSLDGRDVVTHSPQDGLANGIVYISEDRKRDGLVLGMSVKENMSLTALRYFSRADGSLKQADERQAVGDFIRLFNIKTPSMEQPIGLLSGGNQQKVAIARGLMTRPKVLILDEPTRGVDVGAKKEIYQLINQFKQEGLSIILVSSEMPEVMGMSDRILVMHEGHLSGEFPIEQATQEALMAAAVGKQYGVKQE